Proteins found in one Toxotes jaculatrix isolate fToxJac2 chromosome 18, fToxJac2.pri, whole genome shotgun sequence genomic segment:
- the rrn3 gene encoding RNA polymerase I-specific transcription initiation factor RRN3: protein MEIDGLDFLNTPPLKTVRFGGTVAETLAKHKQGDSSDYELLKHQLADSEIKDAQIISWLQEFRSCVTQLTKDHEQLIYTILRLPWVGRSQAVVEEYMAFLSNLVSAQTVYLCACLKMVVSHFTPKRVTICEGGVDISDSDDEDDNLPRNFDRSHQALQLISRYVPSTSRFLMPILQENFPFVQKSSRTLECYVHNLLRVTVYIPSIRRDVLEVIVGKMLVLDVSASRSDIEEAEENAVPSQRAEEQTEEGLFDMDEDVAADQPSRTTAMAHPVAERLDTLMVVMMAYIKDICHVSGSLHVDRTKDLYKDLLSVFDKLILPTHASCHVQYTLFYLCSFRLALAEAFLDHLWKILQNPSQPAVLRQAASGFLGSFLARAKFVPVPTVRACLDLLISLIHRYIDSQDSKQACCDINLHGPFYSACQAVFYTLVFRHRAMLEGNMKKGLEYLQSLNLERVVMCQLNPLKVCLPSVTNMFAAITRKYQVVFCYTIIERNNRHVLPVVRSSTGGDCVTTNTNPLDSFFPFDPYLLKRSGHLIEPLYQVWEELADTELLPVKRGRQGSKEDEDDFLRGETPQTEGIVGMTPSSYESNLRSPSSVGSPPFAFQKPF, encoded by the exons ATGGAGATAGACGGTCTGGACTTTCTGAACACCCCTCCTTTGAAGACTGTCAGGTTCGGGGGCACTGTTGCCGAAACGTTAGCTAAACACAAACAA GGAGATTCCAGTGACTACGAGCTGCTGAAGCATCAGCTGGCTGATTCTGAGATAAAG gaTGCTCAGATCATCAGCTGGCTGCAGGAATTCCGGAGCTGTGTGACCCAGCTGACCAAGGACCACGAACAGCTCATCTACACCATCCTG aGGCTTCCATGGGTGGGCCGGAGCCAGGCTGTCGTGGAGGAGTACATGGCCTTCCTCAGTAACCTGGTCTCAGCGCAGACCGTCTACCTGTGTGCCTGCCTCAAGATGGTGGTCTCCCATTTCACTCCCA agagaGTGACCATCTGTGAAGGAGGCGTGGATATCTCCGAttcagatgatgaagatgaca ACCTCCCCAGAAACTTTGATCGGTCTCACCAGGCGTTGCAGCTTATCTCCAGATACGTCCCATC CACGAGTCGCTTCCTGATGCCCATCCTGCAGGAGAACTTCCCCTTCGTACAGAAATCCTCCAGGACCCTG GAGTGTTATGTCCACAACCTCCTGAGGGTGACAGTGTACATACCGTCCATCCGACGAGACGTGCTGGAGGTGATCGTCGGAAAGATGCTCGTACTGGAC GTCAGCGCATCCCGGTCGGACATCgaggaggctgaggagaacGCGGTGCCGAGCCAGAGGGCCGAGGAGCAGACCGAGGAGGGACTCTTTGACATG gATGAGGACGTGGCAGCAGATCAGCCCTCCAGGACCACAGCGATGGCCCATCCAGTGGCCGAGAGGCTGGACACTCTCATGGTTGTGATGATGGCTTACATCAAGGACATCTGCCACGTCAGCG GCTCTCTTCATGTGGACAGGACGAAGGACCTGTACAAAGATTTGTTGAGCGTGTTTGACAAGCTCATTCTGCCCACACACGCCTCCTGTCACGTCCAGTACACGCTGTTTTACCTCTGCAGCTTCAGACTG GCCCTGGCGGAGGCCTTCCTGGATCACCTGTGGAAGATCCTGCAGAACCCCTCTCAGCCTGCAGTCCTCCGTCAGGCTGCCTCTGGGTTCCTGGGGAGCTTTCTGGCCCGAGCCAAGTTCGTCCCTGTGCC TACTGTGCGGGCCTGTCTGGACCTGCTGATCTCCTTGATCCATCGCTACATTGACAGCCAGGACAGCAAACAGGCCTGCTGTGATATCAACCTGCATGGGCCCTTCTACTCTGCCTGCCAGGCTGTGTTCTACACTCTGGTCTTCAGGCACAGAGCCATGCTGGAGGGCAACATGAAGAAAG gtctgGAGTACCTGCAGAGTCTGAACCTGGAGCGGGTGGTGATGTGTCAGCTGAACCCTCTCAAAGTCTGCTTGCCCTCAGTCACCAACATGTTTGCTGCCATCACCAG GAAGTATCAGGTGGTGTTCTGCTACACCATCATAGAGAGGAACAACCGCCACGTGCTGCCAGTGGTCCGCAGCTCGACGGGCGGAGACTGCGTCACCACCAACACCAACCCCctggacagcttcttccccttCGACCCCTACCTGCTGAAGAG gtcTGGTCACCTGATCGAGCCGCTCTACCAGGTCTGGGAGGAACTGGCAGACACGGAGCTGCTTCCTGTCAAACGAGGCCGACAG ggctcGAAGGAGGACGAGGACGACTTCCTGCGTGGGGAGACACCCCAGACCGAGGGCATCGTGGGAATGACGCCCAGCTCCTACGAGTCGAACCTCCGCAGCCCGAGCAGCGTGGGTTCGCCCCCCTTCGCCTTCCAGAAACCATTCTAG
- the si:dkeyp-72e1.6 gene encoding transmembrane protein 238-like, with product MEPVYRGLGRCVCCFWLAVAFDIVGLVVLLIGVFVNVFFYDLLIYAGAIVIFLSLIWWVFWYSGNIEVPPAELEDDVGLLKKDKGGLSAIGGAVRRLSSRVSSGIRNSFRRNGAPSGHRGRAQRSAAGPPGAPQEGQVVVAMATMAPQENTPHAAVSSVAGCDIETLHAETSPRPV from the coding sequence ATGGAGCCGGTCTATCGGGGCCTGGGTCgctgtgtgtgctgcttctGGCTCGCCGTAGCCTTTGACATCGTGGGACTGGTCGTGCTCCTCATCGGCGTCTTCGTCAACGTGTTTTTCTATGACCTGCTCATCTACGCGGGCGCCATCGTCATCTTCCTCAGCCTCATCTGGTGGGTCTTCTGGTACTCGGGGAACATCGAGGTGCCCCCGGCGGAGCTGGAGGATGATGTCGGGTTACTAAAGAAGGACAAGGGCGGCCTGAGCGCCATCGGCGGCGCGGTGAGGCGCCTCTCCAGCCGCGTGTCCAGCGGCATCAGGAACTCGTTCCGCAGGAACGGAGCACCGTCCGGTCACCGTGGGCGCGCGCAGAGGTCAGCGGCCGGGCCGCCGGGAGCTCCGCAGGAGGGGCAGGTGGTCGTTGCTATGGCAACGATGGCCCCGCAGGAGAATACCCCGCACGCGGCTGTGTCCTCAGTGGCGGGCTGTGACATTGAGACGCTGCACGCGGAGACTTCACCCAGGCCTGTGTAA